CAACTACTCCCGAAGAAAAACTCTTGGGAACTTCTGATGAAGAGCAATTAGCTTTTGCTTTTTCTCAAACTAGGGTTATCTTTACCCAAGATGACGACTTTCTCAGATTGCACCAAGCTTCTATTGTTCATGCGGGAATTATTTATTGCCGCCAAGGTAGTCGCTCAATCGGTCAAATTGTTAATACTTTAACTTTAATTTGGGAGTGTGTTTCTCCCGAGGAAATACTAGGTAAACTCGAATTTATCTAAAGGGAATAGTTACACCCATTAAAAAAAGGAAAGGGGATTTTAAAGGGTAAAGGGTAAAGGTTTCATCTAACTCCTCACACCTTGACAAGAGCGCCTTCTATTTTCTTTGACTCGCCGATCTTGACTTCGCGCTCATGGGGTTAAACTTGAGAGACCCT
This genomic window from Gloeocapsa sp. PCC 73106 contains:
- a CDS encoding DUF5615 family PIN-like protein, which gives rise to MSTWIKFHLDENVSNAIALGLRRRLIDVTTTPEEKLLGTSDEEQLAFAFSQTRVIFTQDDDFLRLHQASIVHAGIIYCRQGSRSIGQIVNTLTLIWECVSPEEILGKLEFI